One genomic window of Pseudomonas aeruginosa includes the following:
- the speB gene encoding agmatinase, giving the protein MDKNLHQPLGGNEMPRFGGIATMMRLPHVQSPAELDALDAAFVGVPLDIGTSLRSGTRFGPREIRAESVMIRPYNMATGAAPFDSLNVADIGDVAINTFNLLEAVRIIEQEYDRILGHGILPLTLGGDHTITLPILRAIKKKHGKVGLVHVDAHADVNDHMFGEKIAHGTTFRRAVEEDLLDCDRVVQIGLRAQGYTAEDFNWSRKQGFRVVQAEECWHKSLEPLMAEVREKVGGGPVYLSFDIDGIDPAWAPGTGTPEIGGLTTIQAMEIIRGCQGLDLIGCDLVEVSPPYDTTGNTSLLGANLLYEMLCVLPGVARR; this is encoded by the coding sequence GTGGACAAGAATCTCCACCAGCCCCTGGGCGGCAATGAAATGCCCCGCTTCGGCGGCATCGCCACCATGATGCGCCTGCCCCATGTCCAGTCCCCCGCCGAACTCGACGCCCTCGATGCCGCCTTCGTCGGCGTGCCCCTCGACATCGGCACCTCCCTGCGCTCCGGTACCCGCTTCGGCCCCCGCGAGATCCGCGCCGAATCGGTGATGATCCGTCCCTACAACATGGCCACCGGCGCCGCCCCCTTCGACTCGCTGAACGTGGCGGACATCGGCGACGTCGCGATCAACACCTTCAACCTGCTGGAAGCCGTGCGCATCATCGAGCAGGAATACGACCGCATCCTCGGTCACGGCATCCTCCCGCTGACCCTCGGCGGCGACCACACCATCACCCTGCCGATCCTCCGCGCGATCAAGAAGAAGCACGGCAAGGTCGGCCTGGTCCACGTCGACGCCCACGCCGACGTCAACGACCACATGTTCGGCGAGAAGATCGCCCACGGCACCACCTTCCGCCGCGCGGTGGAAGAAGACCTGCTGGATTGCGACCGTGTTGTGCAGATCGGCCTGCGCGCCCAGGGCTACACCGCCGAGGACTTCAACTGGAGCCGCAAGCAGGGCTTCCGCGTGGTGCAGGCCGAGGAGTGCTGGCACAAGTCGCTGGAGCCGCTGATGGCCGAGGTCCGCGAGAAGGTCGGCGGCGGCCCCGTCTACCTGAGCTTCGACATCGACGGCATCGACCCGGCCTGGGCGCCCGGCACCGGCACCCCGGAAATCGGCGGCCTGACCACCATCCAGGCGATGGAAATCATCCGCGGCTGCCAGGGCCTGGACCTGATCGGCTGCGACCTGGTCGAAGTCTCGCCGCCCTACGACACCACCGGCAACACTTCGTTGCTGGGCGCCAATCTGCTCTATGAAATGCTCTGCGTCCTCCCGGGCGTGGCGCGTCGCTGA
- a CDS encoding YybH family protein: MTDDRVEQVLEAARRLVAAFARNDAEAYFAAFSEDASFIFHNWPQPLRSRAAYRKLWERWRREDGFEVLACESSNTCVSLQGDLAIFSHDVATRLRLQGTESLNRERETILFRLEQQEGRWLACHEHLSAMPEYLPSTS; the protein is encoded by the coding sequence ATGACCGACGACCGCGTCGAACAGGTGCTGGAGGCCGCCCGCCGACTGGTGGCGGCCTTCGCCCGCAACGATGCCGAGGCCTATTTCGCCGCCTTCAGCGAGGACGCCAGCTTCATCTTCCACAACTGGCCTCAGCCGCTGCGCTCGCGCGCGGCCTACCGCAAGTTGTGGGAGCGCTGGCGACGCGAGGACGGCTTCGAAGTGCTGGCGTGCGAATCCAGCAATACCTGCGTCAGCCTGCAAGGCGACCTGGCGATCTTCAGCCACGATGTCGCCACCCGGCTGCGCCTCCAGGGAACGGAAAGCCTGAACCGGGAACGGGAAACCATCCTGTTCCGCCTAGAACAACAAGAAGGCCGTTGGCTGGCCTGCCATGAGCACTTGTCGGCGATGCCGGAGTACCTGCCATCGACTAGCTAG
- a CDS encoding purine-cytosine permease family protein, whose protein sequence is MDNNNNQHAITRIETFGVEQIPDHERNATPVDLFRMIFGGANTFATAVLGSFPVLFGLSFQAGLWAILLGVTLGALILAPMGLFGPLNGTNNAVSSGAHFGVHGRIVGSFLSLLTAIAFFSLSVWSSGDALVGGARRLVGLEESELNLGLAYGLFAVLVLTVCIYGFRFMLLVNRIAVWAASLLFLLGLFAFAGPFDAAYAGSVQLGQPGFWAAFIGATLLAMSNPISFGAFLGDWARYIPRQTSQARIMLAVIGAQLATLVPFLFGLATATIVAVRAPDYIAANNYVGGLLAIAPGWFFLPVCLIAVIGGMSTGTTSLYGTGLDMSSVFPRLLSRVQATVLIGVASIGFIFVGRFAFNLVQSVSTFAVLIVTCTTPWMVIMLIGLLTRRGFYRPDDLQVFTRGQRGGAYWFEHGWNWRGMGAWIPSAAAGLAFVNLPGQFVGPLGELAGGIDLSLPVALGLAALLYLALLRLFPEPPCVYGPRGPRWVRAHGTRRAPAIATA, encoded by the coding sequence ATGGATAACAACAATAACCAACACGCAATCACACGCATCGAAACCTTCGGGGTCGAACAGATTCCCGACCACGAACGCAACGCCACGCCGGTCGATCTGTTCCGCATGATCTTCGGCGGCGCCAATACCTTCGCCACCGCCGTGCTCGGCAGCTTTCCGGTGCTCTTCGGGCTGTCCTTCCAGGCCGGGCTGTGGGCGATCCTGCTGGGCGTCACGCTGGGCGCGCTGATCCTCGCCCCGATGGGCCTGTTCGGCCCGCTCAACGGCACCAACAACGCGGTCTCCTCCGGCGCGCACTTCGGCGTGCACGGGCGCATCGTCGGCTCCTTCCTCTCGCTGCTGACCGCCATCGCCTTCTTCTCGCTCTCGGTGTGGAGTTCCGGCGATGCCCTGGTCGGCGGCGCCCGGCGCCTGGTCGGCCTGGAAGAGAGCGAACTGAACCTGGGCCTGGCCTACGGCCTGTTCGCCGTGCTGGTGCTGACCGTATGCATCTACGGCTTCCGCTTCATGCTGCTGGTCAACAGGATCGCCGTGTGGGCCGCCAGCCTGCTGTTCCTGCTCGGCCTGTTCGCCTTCGCCGGCCCCTTCGACGCCGCCTACGCCGGCAGCGTGCAGCTCGGCCAGCCGGGCTTCTGGGCCGCCTTCATCGGCGCCACCCTGCTGGCCATGAGCAACCCGATCTCCTTCGGCGCCTTCCTGGGCGACTGGGCCCGCTACATCCCGCGCCAGACCTCGCAGGCACGGATCATGCTGGCGGTGATCGGCGCGCAGCTGGCGACCCTGGTTCCCTTCCTGTTCGGCCTCGCCACCGCGACCATCGTCGCCGTCCGCGCGCCGGACTACATCGCTGCCAACAACTACGTCGGCGGCCTGCTGGCCATCGCTCCCGGCTGGTTCTTCCTGCCGGTATGCCTGATCGCGGTGATCGGCGGCATGTCCACCGGCACCACTTCGCTGTACGGCACCGGGCTGGACATGTCCAGCGTGTTCCCGCGCCTGCTCTCGCGGGTGCAGGCCACGGTGCTGATCGGGGTCGCCTCGATCGGCTTCATCTTCGTCGGCCGCTTCGCCTTCAACCTGGTGCAGAGCGTCTCTACCTTCGCCGTGCTGATCGTCACCTGCACCACCCCGTGGATGGTGATCATGCTGATCGGCCTGCTGACCCGTCGCGGCTTCTACCGCCCGGACGACCTGCAGGTGTTCACCCGCGGCCAGCGCGGCGGCGCCTACTGGTTCGAGCACGGCTGGAACTGGCGCGGAATGGGTGCCTGGATTCCCAGCGCGGCAGCCGGCCTGGCCTTCGTCAACCTGCCGGGGCAATTCGTCGGTCCGCTCGGCGAACTGGCCGGCGGCATCGACCTCAGCCTGCCGGTCGCCCTCGGCCTGGCCGCCCTGCTCTACCTGGCACTGCTGCGCCTGTTCCCGGAACCGCCTTGCGTCTATGGCCCGCGAGGACCGCGCTGGGTGCGCGCGCACGGCACGCGGAGGGCACCGGCGATAGCCACCGCCTGA
- a CDS encoding sodium:solute symporter — protein MALDIFVVLIYAAGMIALGWYGMRRAKTRDDYLVAGRNLGPGFYLGTMAATVLGGASTIGTVRLGYVHGISGFWLCGAIGLGIVGLSLFLAKPLLKLKIYTVTQVLERRYNPAARHASALIMLVYALMIGATSTIAIGTVMQVLFGLPFWVSILIGGGVVVLYSTIGGMWSLTLTDIVQFLIMTVGLVFLLMPLSINDAGGWDALVAKLPASYFDFTAIGWDTIVTYFLIYFFGIFIGQDIWQRVFTARSETVAKVAGSAAGIYCVLYGMAGALIGMAAKVLLPDLENVNNAFASVVEHSLPNGIRGLVIAAALAALMSTASAGLLAASTTVTQDLLPRLRRGRGQSDNGDVHENRIATLLLGLVVLGIALVVSDVISALTVAYNLLVGGMLIPLIGAIYWKRATTAGAITSMTLGFLTVLVFMIKDGLDANTPIYYSLAVGLLSFVLVSLFSRRPTGVASAA, from the coding sequence ATGGCCCTCGACATATTCGTCGTTCTGATCTACGCCGCGGGCATGATCGCGCTGGGCTGGTACGGCATGCGCCGCGCCAAGACCCGCGACGACTACCTGGTGGCCGGCCGCAACCTCGGCCCCGGCTTCTACCTGGGAACCATGGCCGCCACCGTCCTCGGCGGCGCCTCCACCATCGGCACCGTGCGCCTGGGCTACGTCCATGGCATCTCCGGCTTCTGGCTGTGCGGCGCGATCGGCCTCGGCATCGTCGGCCTCAGCCTGTTCCTGGCCAAGCCGCTGCTGAAGCTGAAGATCTACACCGTCACCCAGGTCCTGGAGCGTCGCTACAACCCCGCCGCGCGCCACGCCAGCGCCCTGATCATGCTGGTCTACGCACTGATGATCGGCGCCACCTCGACCATCGCCATCGGCACCGTCATGCAGGTCCTGTTCGGCCTGCCGTTCTGGGTCTCGATCCTGATCGGCGGCGGCGTCGTGGTGCTCTACTCCACCATCGGCGGCATGTGGTCGCTGACCCTGACCGACATCGTGCAGTTCCTGATCATGACCGTCGGCCTGGTGTTCCTGCTGATGCCGCTGTCGATCAACGACGCCGGCGGCTGGGACGCCCTGGTAGCCAAGCTGCCGGCCAGCTACTTCGACTTCACCGCGATCGGCTGGGACACCATCGTCACCTACTTCCTGATCTACTTCTTCGGCATCTTCATCGGCCAGGACATCTGGCAGCGGGTGTTCACCGCCCGCAGCGAGACCGTGGCCAAGGTCGCCGGCTCCGCCGCCGGTATCTACTGCGTGCTCTACGGCATGGCCGGGGCGCTGATCGGGATGGCCGCCAAGGTCCTGCTGCCGGACCTGGAGAACGTCAACAACGCCTTCGCCAGTGTGGTCGAGCACAGCCTGCCGAACGGCATCCGCGGCCTGGTCATCGCCGCCGCCCTGGCGGCGCTGATGTCCACCGCCAGCGCCGGCCTGCTGGCGGCGTCCACCACCGTCACCCAGGACCTGCTGCCGCGCCTGCGACGCGGCCGCGGCCAGTCCGACAACGGCGACGTGCACGAGAACCGCATCGCGACCCTGCTGCTGGGCCTGGTAGTGCTCGGCATCGCCCTGGTGGTCAGCGACGTGATCAGCGCCCTGACCGTGGCCTACAACCTGCTGGTAGGCGGCATGCTGATCCCGCTGATCGGCGCGATCTACTGGAAGCGCGCCACCACCGCCGGCGCCATCACCAGCATGACCCTGGGCTTCCTTACCGTGCTGGTGTTCATGATCAAGGATGGCCTCGACGCCAATACGCCGATCTACTACAGCCTGGCGGTCGGCCTGCTCAGCTTCGTCCTGGTCAGCCTGTTCTCGCGGCGCCCGACGGGTGTCGCCAGCGCCGCCTGA
- a CDS encoding 5-guanidino-2-oxopentanoate decarboxylase, translating into MTTCGEFLVKQLEAWGVETVFGIPGVHTVELYRGLPGSRIRHVTPRHEQGAGFMADGYARVTGRPGVCFIITGPGMTNILTAMAQAYADSIPMLVISSVNERARLAHGNGYLHELPNQRNLVGNVCAFSHTLMSAEELPAVLARAFAVFDSERPRPVHIELPLDVITAPAEHLALRPRTVTSRPAPALAPLREAAARLRNAKKPLLLLGGGCVDAAAEARALAAALDAPTALTINAKGLLPADHPLLLGSNQSCVPVRELAAEADVVLAIGTELGETDYDVVFDGGFALDGELIRIDIDPQQLMRNYTPSLAIHSDARLAMRVLLAELPGGEASPDSPGARRAAAVRQRLAEDFAGWSHYRQLFAAILAEWPDARFVGDSTQTVYSGNHLVDLDEPRRWFNASTGYGTLGYGLPAAIGAKLGEPGRPVVSLMGDGGLQFTLPELASAVEAKVGIVVLLWNNHGYGEIKRYMERREITPLGVDIYTPDFLAIARGFGCAAERARDLEHLRELLRGAPADRPLIVEVLQAAPFHP; encoded by the coding sequence ATGACCACCTGCGGCGAATTCCTCGTCAAGCAACTCGAAGCCTGGGGCGTCGAGACCGTCTTCGGCATCCCCGGCGTGCATACCGTAGAGCTCTATCGCGGCCTGCCCGGCAGCCGTATCCGCCATGTCACCCCGCGCCACGAGCAGGGCGCCGGCTTCATGGCGGACGGCTACGCACGGGTCACCGGCAGGCCCGGCGTGTGCTTCATCATCACCGGCCCGGGGATGACCAACATCCTCACCGCCATGGCCCAGGCCTACGCCGACTCGATTCCGATGCTGGTGATCTCCAGCGTCAACGAACGCGCGCGCCTGGCCCACGGCAACGGCTACCTGCACGAGCTGCCGAACCAGCGCAACCTGGTAGGCAACGTCTGCGCCTTCAGCCATACCCTGATGAGCGCCGAGGAGCTGCCGGCGGTGCTCGCCCGCGCCTTCGCCGTGTTCGACAGCGAGCGGCCGCGGCCGGTGCACATCGAGCTGCCGCTCGACGTCATCACCGCGCCCGCCGAACACCTGGCCCTGCGCCCACGCACCGTCACCAGCCGCCCGGCGCCGGCCCTCGCGCCCTTGCGCGAGGCCGCGGCGCGCCTGCGCAACGCGAAGAAGCCACTGCTGCTGCTCGGCGGCGGCTGCGTCGACGCCGCCGCCGAAGCGCGTGCCCTGGCCGCCGCGCTGGACGCGCCGACCGCCCTGACGATCAACGCCAAGGGCCTGCTACCGGCCGACCACCCGCTGCTGCTGGGCAGCAACCAGTCCTGCGTGCCGGTACGCGAGCTGGCCGCCGAGGCCGACGTGGTGCTGGCCATCGGCACCGAGCTGGGCGAAACCGACTACGACGTGGTGTTCGACGGCGGCTTCGCCCTCGATGGCGAGTTGATCCGCATCGACATCGACCCGCAGCAACTGATGCGCAACTACACGCCGAGCCTGGCCATCCACAGCGACGCCCGGCTGGCCATGCGCGTGCTGCTGGCCGAACTGCCGGGCGGCGAGGCCTCGCCGGACAGCCCCGGGGCCCGGCGCGCCGCCGCCGTGCGCCAGCGCCTGGCCGAAGACTTCGCCGGCTGGTCGCACTATCGCCAGCTGTTCGCCGCGATCCTGGCCGAGTGGCCGGACGCCCGCTTCGTCGGCGATTCGACCCAGACCGTCTACAGCGGCAACCACCTGGTCGATCTCGACGAGCCGCGCCGCTGGTTCAACGCCTCCACCGGCTACGGCACCCTCGGCTATGGCCTGCCCGCCGCCATCGGCGCCAAGCTCGGTGAGCCGGGACGCCCGGTGGTCAGCCTGATGGGCGATGGCGGCCTGCAGTTCACCCTGCCGGAACTGGCCAGCGCGGTGGAAGCCAAGGTCGGCATCGTCGTGCTGCTGTGGAACAACCACGGCTATGGCGAGATCAAGCGCTACATGGAGCGGCGCGAGATCACTCCGCTCGGGGTCGATATCTACACCCCGGACTTCCTCGCCATCGCCCGCGGCTTCGGCTGCGCCGCCGAACGCGCGCGCGATCTCGAGCACCTGCGCGAACTGCTGCGCGGCGCCCCGGCGGACCGTCCGCTGATCGTCGAGGTGCTGCAAGCCGCGCCCTTCCATCCCTGA
- a CDS encoding FAD-binding oxidoreductase — protein sequence MDDSELYRSLCEILGARGVRDSAALAGQDPGYHPQNLAGSFLVLPESTDQVAAVVRLCRQAGRALVPQGGLTGLVGGGAAQAGDVLLSLRRLNRIHRLDAASQTLDLDAGVTLEQAQALAADAGLDPGIDLAARGSASIGGLVATNAGGIRAFRFGTMRQRVLGLEAVLADGSVYSDLRGLLKNTTGYDLKQLFVGAEGTLGIVTRAVLRLEPLQRPGATALLGLPDVDAAITIAARLRREHAERLFACEILWHDYLQCTAAPMGDSAPSLAPCPLYLLVELAEDRHLDAGEALTALLEDCFEDGLVEDALLAANETQRLAIWRLREDSDAAIHAGVDSLSFDVSLPVPALAGYVERIRRRLDDLVKGMQVFLFGHFLDGNLHVMLAADVPLLPLHQAVEEILYGELGECAGVISAEHGIGLEKKEALGRYADPLKLALMAQIKELLDPSGLFNPGKVIP from the coding sequence ATGGACGATTCCGAACTCTACCGATCCCTCTGCGAGATCCTCGGCGCCCGTGGCGTGCGCGACAGTGCCGCGCTCGCCGGGCAGGACCCCGGCTACCATCCGCAGAACCTCGCCGGAAGCTTCCTGGTCCTGCCGGAAAGCACCGACCAAGTCGCCGCCGTGGTGCGTCTGTGCCGCCAGGCAGGACGCGCCCTGGTACCCCAGGGCGGACTCACCGGCCTGGTCGGCGGCGGCGCCGCGCAAGCCGGCGACGTGCTGCTCTCGCTGCGCAGGCTGAACCGCATACATCGGCTGGATGCGGCCAGCCAGACCCTCGACCTCGACGCCGGCGTAACCCTCGAACAGGCCCAGGCGCTGGCCGCCGATGCCGGACTCGACCCCGGCATCGATCTCGCCGCGCGCGGCAGCGCCAGCATCGGCGGGCTGGTCGCGACCAACGCCGGCGGCATCCGCGCCTTCCGCTTCGGCACCATGCGCCAGCGCGTGCTCGGCCTGGAAGCGGTACTCGCCGACGGCAGCGTCTACAGCGACCTGCGCGGGCTGCTGAAGAACACCACCGGCTACGACCTCAAGCAGTTGTTCGTCGGCGCCGAAGGCACCCTCGGCATCGTCACCCGTGCGGTACTGCGCCTGGAGCCGTTGCAGCGTCCCGGCGCCACCGCCCTGCTCGGCCTGCCCGACGTCGACGCGGCGATCACCATCGCCGCGCGCCTGCGCCGCGAGCACGCCGAACGCCTGTTCGCCTGCGAGATCCTCTGGCACGACTACCTGCAATGCACCGCCGCACCCATGGGCGACAGCGCGCCGAGCCTGGCGCCCTGCCCTCTCTACCTGCTGGTGGAACTGGCCGAGGACCGCCACCTGGATGCCGGCGAGGCGCTCACCGCCCTGCTGGAAGACTGCTTCGAGGACGGGCTGGTGGAAGACGCCCTGCTCGCCGCCAACGAAACCCAGCGCCTGGCCATCTGGCGCCTGCGCGAAGACTCCGACGCGGCCATCCACGCCGGCGTCGACAGCCTGTCCTTCGACGTATCGCTCCCGGTGCCGGCCCTGGCCGGCTACGTCGAGCGCATCCGGCGGCGCCTGGACGACCTGGTGAAGGGCATGCAGGTCTTCCTCTTCGGCCATTTCCTCGACGGCAACCTGCACGTCATGCTCGCCGCCGACGTCCCGCTGCTGCCGCTGCACCAGGCGGTGGAGGAAATCCTCTACGGCGAGTTGGGCGAATGCGCTGGCGTGATCTCCGCCGAGCACGGCATCGGCCTGGAGAAGAAGGAAGCCCTGGGACGCTACGCCGATCCGCTGA